In Eremothecium gossypii ATCC 10895 chromosome IV, complete sequence, the genomic stretch ATCTGGATCCTTAGACCGGATGCAGTAGCACCGACCTTCGAAATATACGCAATCTTATCCAACTTGCCTTTCTCAGAGATATGGTATTTAGCGCCAGTTAGTGGATCGACCGAACTTTGTGTACCCTTGTATATTGGCGTGTGAGTGGCCGCGCAGATATCAAATTCTGCGTATGGATCAAAGTCAATTTCCACAGCATCACTTGCAAGGGAGTCAGCCTTGTCCTTGATTTTGCGAGCCTGGTCTGCCCGGGGACCCGATGGGACGATCTCCAAGAACTCAGACGCAAAATGCGAGGCTTGAACGAAGTTTTTGTGCTTGAATGACTGGGACATTGCTACCTGGAGGGCGTTAGAGCGATGCTGGGCAAAGAGATTCACCTTGGTGAAGTAAGAGGCGAGCTCCAGGTTACGCTTAACGTCATTTTGTGGCAACGCCCGGCGCTCTAGTTCAATGGAGAGCCCTAGAATGTAGTCACGCGCACGCTCCAGCGCATTGCGGGCGGTCTCGGCGTCGTCCGAATTGTCAACTGCTAGCAAAGTGATCATGTATATGACATTGCGGAAGGCTTCGACAGCGGCCTCGAGGTTATTGGCTTTAAACAACTTGAAGCCTTCGTTCAGCTTTGATGTGACAGAAGAGATTCCAAGAACGTAAGGCAGAGCCTTTGAGTCATCTTCATCCACGCGCATGCGGATACACCCGGCGATTGAGGAGAGTTCCTTTGGCGTAGCAGGCATATATGCCCTAGATCCCTCGTATATATCGTGGAACCGTTGACGGAGAGGTTCAAAGTTAACGATACCGGCCTGCTTGTGTAGGGCctgtgctgctgcttcaAATGCACCAGCTGCTACGAGTACCGCCGGTAACTTTGAGTTTTTGACCCACGTATTTTCCTCCGTAGCATCGAGCTCTTCTACCATAGTGTCGTCATCCTTATTTGGTTCCTCGTCCAGTGCCAAATCATTGTCATCAATATCCCACGCATCTTCCTCACCGCTCATGGCGGCATCTTCAAAGAGACCCATGTCTTCGTCTTCGGCAGCAAAGTCTAAGTGTTTAGTTTCATTTTCAGGTGCTGGTTCAGTGTCCAGATCTAGTTCTTCTATTTGGCCTAATACTGCTTTCTCAAAGTAAGATAGTTCTGCCTCACGCATAGGCCAATTTTCGAAAGGCTGCGCAAGGGTGGAGTCCTTGACAAAGGCAGAACCAGAGACAGTTTCAGGCAAGACAACATCATCTTCCGATAACCCAGCCTCCTTTAGCAACTGGGATGCCTTTTCTTCATCACCATTAGCTTTTGCGACAGCGTAAGCCAGCGGGACAGAGCCTGCAGCCGCAAAGGTGTCGGCTCTTTTACTCACAGAGTTAGTGTAGAAAGTGTGCATTAGCAAACTGGAGATATCACCACGTTGTTCTGCAATGTTTTCCATTTTCGAAAGCTTGATGGAATCGCCTTTCAACAAGTACAAGAAAGAGAGCTTGTCTAGCTGCTTCAAGTTTTGATAGACACATTCTGCTATGGTCGTGTTGCCCTGAAGTACAGCCTCCTTACCGAGTCTTTCCCAGACCGCATCGTTTTGTAGCTTGCTGGCTTCTGTTAGCGCAACAGTCAAATTTCCATATTCCAAAGCCAGATCGAATCTTGTCTGAGGGTCTTCCACGAATTGCAATGCAATCTCCGGATATCCGGCCTTCTGTAGATACGAGATGATGTTCTGGCCCACAAGGTTGGACGTACGAATGAGACGCAAGACTTCAGGGAAGTTCTTGTTCACCAAAGCTTTCTTAAAGCGGTACTCGGTTGGGTCAATGGTCAATATCTCAATATCGCCGTCTCtgttcaaagcatataTATGCTTGCCATGAGCTTTGGTAATGTATAGGGTCTTGCTCAAAGTTTTTATGATCCCGCTGTCACCATTCAATAGGCAGTACTTAATATGGTTCAAAGTAGACAAGAGCAGAACACCAGTTTCATCCCACGCCGCTGACTTGATCCTGATCGTCTCATGGTTAGACGTAGTAATCTCCAACTTCCTAGTAGCAATGGTCAGCGTGTGTTTACTCATTAAAGCAACGTATTGCCCATCTGGGGACCAGACTGCATATTTAACCATCTTCAGAGCTACCTCCGCCAATTTTTTCCCCTGCTGCACGTCGAACAAGACTACCGCCTTTGGTTTCAAGATGAGTACCGCACCAGGGCCTCCATAGACAATGTCTTTAACAGTTCCTTCTATCTTGATCGATTTGGTTACCTTGTTGTCCAACCCACGTACTTCAAGAGATTCCGACGCAGAGTTGTAGACAGCGTACCTATTCCGAGCGACAAAAGTCGCAAAGCTTCCCTTATCCTCAACTATATTTGTGGCATCAACAGCACCGCTAGCCTGTTTTGGAAGCAGGCAAAGAGCATACCTATCGCCATCCCTGCTACTTGAGTTCACGAGGAGAGAGTGTTGCGAGGGATTATAAGAGATGGACTTGAACACGTTATATGGCTTTCCAAAGTTTTTTAGAGAAACAAATGGCAGAGAGGACACCTTCTTTTCATAGTCAAACATTTGGACCTGCTTCTCTTTGTTGACAAAGTAAAGCTGGTTCTGGTTCACAGCCACAGGTGGTCTCTCACGGTCCAGTTTAAAGACCATGATACCCGAGTCATGCGCCGCGCCAAAGAGGTTCACATTAGGGTGCGCCCTAATCGACCAGAATCTGTCCTGTTCTCTTTTGAACTGTTTTACAGGAGTGCGCTTGTCTAGATCCCAGACCCTAATGGTAGAATCCTCGCCGACAGAGATAATTAGGTTTTGAAATGGGTGAAATATTACACTGTCGACGTTGTTCGTATGACCCCTGCACGTGTCGACCTCCCACGCTTTGGTGGAGCTCATACGCCACAACTTGACCTGTCTGTCGTCAGAACCGGAGACAATCAAGGGCAGAGTCGGATGGAACGAGGCCCAATTGACTCCCCTCGTGTGGCCCTCCAGGATAAACTTCACAACACAGTCGCCAAAGCCGCCATCGAATAGGTTCTGCTGGGTGATCATCTGCTCCTCGAAGCTCTGCGATCCAGGCGCAGAGTGCCGTTTGCGAAGCCCGGATATGTCCCAGATGCGCACAGTCTCGTCCAGAGACGCGGAGACCACTAGATCCTCGGTGGGGTGGAACTGCGCACACATCACGAAGTGGTTATGGCCCGTCAGGCACGCGATTTCACGCCGGTTCTGCCAGTTCCAGATGCGGATTGTTTGGTCGTCCGACGCAGAGATGATCCACGGAAGTTCCGTGTGGAAGAAGACCGTGCGCACGTAGTCCAGGTGTCCATTCAGTGTGAACAGGCACTTGTGTGTTGAGAGCGACCACACCTTGATGCTGTAGTCATCCCCTGCAGAAACAAACAGAGGCTGTGTAGGGTGGAAGTCCACTCCACGGACAGGGCCCTCGTGTTCTTCGAACcggtgcagcagcacccCCATCCTGTAATCCCACAGCTGGATGGTCGATGAAAATAGCGCTACCAGCACCCAAGGCCGCGACGGGTGGAATGCAATTGCCTTCGCCCTGGTAGACTTCGACTCAAACTTTGTAAGCATCTTCATCTTTAAAGAGTTCTACGCAGACAATGTTGCGTGTTGGATGTACTGAAATGTAGTGTGATTGTCGACACTGATTGAATGCTGTTTCTCTAAATGGTGGTGGCGT encodes the following:
- the COP1 gene encoding coatomer subunit alpha (Syntenic homolog of Saccharomyces cerevisiae YDL145C (COP1)), whose amino-acid sequence is MKMLTKFESKSTRAKAIAFHPSRPWVLVALFSSTIQLWDYRMGVLLHRFEEHEGPVRGVDFHPTQPLFVSAGDDYSIKVWSLSTHKCLFTLNGHLDYVRTVFFHTELPWIISASDDQTIRIWNWQNRREIACLTGHNHFVMCAQFHPTEDLVVSASLDETVRIWDISGLRKRHSAPGSQSFEEQMITQQNLFDGGFGDCVVKFILEGHTRGVNWASFHPTLPLIVSGSDDRQVKLWRMSSTKAWEVDTCRGHTNNVDSVIFHPFQNLIISVGEDSTIRVWDLDKRTPVKQFKREQDRFWSIRAHPNVNLFGAAHDSGIMVFKLDRERPPVAVNQNQLYFVNKEKQVQMFDYEKKVSSLPFVSLKNFGKPYNVFKSISYNPSQHSLLVNSSSRDGDRYALCLLPKQASGAVDATNIVEDKGSFATFVARNRYAVYNSASESLEVRGLDNKVTKSIKIEGTVKDIVYGGPGAVLILKPKAVVLFDVQQGKKLAEVALKMVKYAVWSPDGQYVALMSKHTLTIATRKLEITTSNHETIRIKSAAWDETGVLLLSTLNHIKYCLLNGDSGIIKTLSKTLYITKAHGKHIYALNRDGDIEILTIDPTEYRFKKALVNKNFPEVLRLIRTSNLVGQNIISYLQKAGYPEIALQFVEDPQTRFDLALEYGNLTVALTEASKLQNDAVWERLGKEAVLQGNTTIAECVYQNLKQLDKLSFLYLLKGDSIKLSKMENIAEQRGDISSLLMHTFYTNSVSKRADTFAAAGSVPLAYAVAKANGDEEKASQLLKEAGLSEDDVVLPETVSGSAFVKDSTLAQPFENWPMREAELSYFEKAVLGQIEELDLDTEPAPENETKHLDFAAEDEDMGLFEDAAMSGEEDAWDIDDNDLALDEEPNKDDDTMVEELDATEENTWVKNSKLPAVLVAAGAFEAAAQALHKQAGIVNFEPLRQRFHDIYEGSRAYMPATPKELSSIAGCIRMRVDEDDSKALPYVLGISSVTSKLNEGFKLFKANNLEAAVEAFRNVIYMITLLAVDNSDDAETARNALERARDYILGLSIELERRALPQNDVKRNLELASYFTKVNLFAQHRSNALQVAMSQSFKHKNFVQASHFASEFLEIVPSGPRADQARKIKDKADSLASDAVEIDFDPYAEFDICAATHTPIYKGTQSSVDPLTGAKYHISEKGKLDKIAYISKVGATASGLRIQI